The following coding sequences lie in one Streptomyces sp. NBC_00510 genomic window:
- a CDS encoding NIPSNAP family protein: MDTTHIVELRQYTLHPGARDTLVELFEREFVTGQEAAGIRVGGRFRDLDDPDRFVWMRAFPDMAARTRALHAFYDGPVWRAHREEANATMTDSDDVLLLRGPGYRVPDDAGLVVATVCHPADPSGFAPPDSARAVHRTEHAANGFPALPVRTGEDVVVWFAAFAEAGARPEEPVLPAGPERRLLRPPQRLRLAPVRVPGPQRRMSPRS, from the coding sequence ATGGACACCACGCACATCGTCGAGTTGCGGCAGTACACCCTGCACCCCGGCGCCCGGGACACCCTGGTCGAGCTGTTCGAGCGCGAGTTCGTCACCGGTCAGGAGGCCGCCGGGATCCGGGTCGGCGGCCGGTTCCGCGACCTGGACGACCCGGACCGCTTTGTATGGATGCGGGCCTTCCCCGACATGGCGGCCAGGACCCGCGCCCTGCACGCCTTCTACGACGGGCCCGTCTGGCGGGCGCACCGCGAGGAGGCCAACGCGACCATGACCGACTCCGACGACGTCCTGCTGCTGCGCGGCCCCGGTTACCGCGTGCCGGACGACGCCGGGCTGGTCGTCGCGACCGTCTGCCACCCCGCCGACCCGTCCGGCTTCGCGCCCCCGGACTCCGCCCGCGCCGTGCACCGCACCGAGCACGCGGCCAACGGCTTCCCGGCGCTGCCCGTGCGCACCGGCGAGGACGTCGTGGTCTGGTTCGCCGCCTTCGCGGAGGCCGGCGCACGCCCCGAGGAGCCCGTCCTGCCCGCCGGCCCGGAGCGGCGGTTGCTGCGGCCGCCGCAGCGGCTGCGGCTCGCCCCGGTGCGCGTTCCGGGGCCTCAGCGCAGGATGTCGCCGAGGTCGTAG